The following proteins are co-located in the Lacticaseibacillus paracasei subsp. paracasei genome:
- a CDS encoding endonuclease/exonuclease/phosphatase family protein: MKRILKWVGGILGVLLLAAGGYLIYLFTTYYRVPDDQALKVKNQQSTQFKPGQTYTAMTYNIGYGSYPPSYSFFMDGGKYSRAYSKKSVRTSINGVIKTTQAQNPDVAFYQEIDPDGDRSQHVNEVKMVTGAQQQYANIYGQNYDSAYLFYPFTQPIGKAKSGILTLSKAKVDSSRRYSLPVDTDFNKIIDLDRAFTATKTTVANGKQFVMVNIHMSAFTPNVKIQQAQFTKLFKYIEQAYQQGNYVMVAGDYNHRLLKNTAEIFHTKDLDETWTHLFPKSKLPAGFHIPTMGLAKAAVPSVRALDQPYQPGKSFVTLIDGYILSPNIKAESVHVVSTGFQYSDHNPVVLKFQLQ; the protein is encoded by the coding sequence GTGAAACGAATTTTGAAATGGGTTGGCGGCATTCTCGGTGTCTTGTTGTTGGCCGCCGGCGGATATTTGATTTATTTATTCACCACTTATTATCGCGTGCCTGATGATCAGGCGCTAAAAGTGAAGAACCAACAAAGTACGCAGTTTAAACCGGGCCAGACTTATACGGCGATGACTTACAATATCGGGTATGGTTCCTACCCGCCAAGTTATAGTTTTTTCATGGATGGCGGCAAATATTCGCGAGCCTACAGTAAAAAGTCCGTGCGTACCAGCATTAATGGTGTGATCAAAACCACGCAGGCGCAAAATCCTGATGTTGCTTTCTATCAGGAAATTGATCCGGATGGTGATCGATCACAACATGTGAATGAAGTGAAGATGGTCACTGGGGCGCAGCAACAATACGCCAATATATACGGTCAGAATTATGATTCGGCTTACTTGTTCTACCCGTTCACCCAACCGATCGGCAAAGCGAAGTCCGGTATTCTAACGTTAAGTAAAGCCAAGGTCGATAGCTCCCGGCGCTACAGTTTGCCAGTGGACACTGATTTTAACAAAATCATTGATCTGGACCGAGCTTTTACGGCAACCAAAACCACGGTGGCGAATGGTAAACAATTCGTCATGGTCAACATTCATATGTCAGCATTCACACCGAACGTCAAGATTCAGCAGGCACAGTTCACCAAGTTGTTTAAATATATCGAACAAGCGTATCAGCAAGGTAATTATGTGATGGTTGCTGGCGACTACAATCATCGCTTGTTAAAAAATACCGCTGAAATCTTCCACACAAAAGATCTTGATGAAACGTGGACCCATCTTTTCCCGAAGTCCAAACTCCCTGCAGGTTTTCATATCCCGACCATGGGCTTGGCCAAGGCTGCCGTGCCGTCAGTTCGAGCCTTGGATCAACCGTATCAACCGGGTAAAAGTTTTGTGACGTTAATCGATGGCTATATTCTTTCGCCTAATATTAAAGCTGAAAGTGTGCATGTCGTTTCGACAGGTTTCCAGTATTCCGATCACAATCCGGTGGTGTTAAAGTTCCAATTACAATAA
- a CDS encoding DHH family phosphoesterase — translation MSTETDSILAAFEKFNTIIIHRHINPDPDAIGSQTGLALLLRAAYPAKTIYTAGPAAPDLAWIGPQQQVSAEAYTGALVVVIDTSNRERIAGDHFDQGAMLIKIDHHLDEDQLGTINWVDTHASSASEMVWDLVRHSPQLQLTKAAATALYAGIIGDTGRFLYDLTTARTHQAAADLLATGIDAAAIGRQEDQFPENVGRLIGWALENVKITDTGAGSLLITKALLAQFGLAYGEEQRAVGNIGKLASIDRWVVFTERTDGSYRVELRGKTKEINTLAVQHGGGGHPLASGAVADNAAELHAIEEELASL, via the coding sequence ATGTCGACTGAAACTGACAGCATTTTAGCTGCTTTCGAAAAATTCAACACCATTATTATCCATCGTCATATTAATCCTGACCCTGATGCGATTGGCTCACAAACCGGATTAGCCTTGCTGCTGCGTGCCGCTTATCCTGCCAAAACCATCTACACAGCGGGACCGGCCGCCCCCGATTTAGCTTGGATCGGACCACAACAACAAGTGTCCGCTGAAGCTTACACTGGTGCGCTCGTCGTTGTGATTGATACTTCTAATCGCGAACGCATTGCCGGTGATCATTTTGATCAAGGAGCGATGCTGATCAAAATTGACCATCATCTGGATGAAGATCAGCTTGGCACCATCAACTGGGTTGACACCCATGCTTCCAGTGCATCAGAGATGGTGTGGGACTTAGTACGTCACAGCCCACAGCTGCAACTCACCAAAGCAGCCGCCACAGCACTCTACGCAGGCATTATTGGTGACACTGGCCGTTTTCTGTATGATTTAACAACCGCCCGCACCCACCAAGCTGCTGCTGACCTACTTGCAACCGGCATCGATGCCGCCGCAATTGGCCGTCAAGAAGACCAGTTCCCGGAAAATGTTGGCCGCTTGATTGGTTGGGCCTTAGAAAATGTCAAAATCACTGACACTGGCGCCGGATCGCTCCTCATCACAAAGGCCCTGCTCGCCCAATTTGGCCTTGCGTATGGCGAAGAACAGCGCGCAGTCGGCAATATCGGCAAGCTAGCCAGCATTGATCGCTGGGTGGTCTTCACCGAACGAACTGATGGCAGCTATCGGGTTGAACTCCGCGGCAAAACCAAAGAAATCAATACGCTGGCCGTTCAACACGGTGGTGGCGGCCATCCGCTGGCAAGCGGCGCCGTGGCAGATAATGCTGCTGAACTTCATGCTATTGAAGAGGAACTTGCATCGTTATAA
- a CDS encoding SAM-dependent methyltransferase, whose product MQTIESEWLAESQQAMRGWDFSHLKGRCQTEELPWNYSAWVRRHLKPSDEWLDMDTGGGELMQTFQHPVEKTTVTEGWQPNIDLLKRTLVPQGVTLYPDPEERLAQVPDEHFDIVTNSHGGLPIRDIARVLRPHGLFISQQVGATNNYSLSRFLNANYVPAFPDNNLPQVMTELREAGFEILKSDAAFVKMNFTDVGAIVYYATVIPWEFPDFDVKKVMPQLHQLQKIIDSQGSVTTFEDRFIVLAKKN is encoded by the coding sequence ATGCAGACAATCGAATCAGAGTGGCTTGCTGAAAGTCAACAGGCCATGCGTGGCTGGGACTTTAGCCATTTAAAGGGACGTTGCCAAACCGAAGAACTGCCGTGGAATTATTCGGCCTGGGTTCGTCGACATTTGAAGCCAAGTGATGAGTGGCTCGATATGGACACAGGCGGTGGTGAATTAATGCAGACTTTTCAGCATCCTGTCGAAAAAACAACCGTCACAGAAGGTTGGCAACCTAATATTGATCTGTTAAAACGCACGTTGGTACCGCAAGGCGTTACGCTATATCCGGATCCAGAAGAACGATTGGCGCAGGTTCCTGATGAGCATTTTGACATTGTCACCAACAGTCACGGCGGTTTGCCGATACGCGACATTGCCCGTGTGTTGCGGCCGCATGGTCTCTTTATCTCACAACAAGTCGGCGCAACTAATAATTACAGTCTGTCACGGTTTTTGAATGCCAACTATGTACCAGCTTTTCCAGATAATAATTTACCGCAAGTTATGACCGAGTTGCGGGAAGCGGGCTTCGAGATTCTGAAATCAGACGCGGCCTTTGTGAAAATGAATTTCACTGATGTTGGCGCAATTGTTTATTATGCCACGGTTATTCCATGGGAGTTTCCGGATTTTGATGTAAAAAAAGTAATGCCGCAGTTGCATCAACTTCAGAAGATCATCGATAGCCAAGGTAGCGTGACAACGTTTGAAGACCGATTTATTGTTTTAGCAAAAAAGAATTAA
- a CDS encoding DMT family transporter produces the protein MQWFYLVLAGGFEVVWATFMKMSHGFSRLGFTLATLAGMVLSFWFLALAVKHLPLSLAYPVWTGIGAVGSIIVGVVLLKDQLQPATWFFIALLVIGIIGIKVTSGD, from the coding sequence ATGCAGTGGTTCTATTTAGTTTTAGCAGGTGGTTTTGAAGTCGTTTGGGCAACTTTTATGAAAATGTCGCATGGTTTTAGTCGTTTGGGATTTACGTTAGCGACTTTGGCCGGGATGGTTTTAAGTTTTTGGTTCTTGGCCCTTGCCGTTAAACATCTGCCATTAAGTCTGGCGTACCCGGTTTGGACCGGGATCGGCGCTGTCGGATCGATTATTGTTGGTGTGGTCCTGCTTAAAGATCAACTGCAACCAGCGACTTGGTTCTTCATCGCACTGCTTGTGATTGGGATCATTGGGATTAAAGTGACGAGCGGCGATTAA
- a CDS encoding GNAT family N-acetyltransferase has translation MTAKVKVIEATASSDFDAIRQVYYVTWQDAYHGLISDDFLAHLSPASWHPERRWQDTLLAVDDKDKIVGVCSFGPARLPDFNGWGELYSIYVLPQFQHTGVGAVMMTRALQRLHEKFDQFYIRVLDNNVSAQKFYQHFGFSVTDQIMEDTTKFGTIRERVMVKQDP, from the coding sequence ATGACTGCTAAAGTGAAGGTTATTGAAGCCACAGCTAGCTCTGATTTTGATGCTATTCGGCAGGTTTACTACGTGACGTGGCAGGACGCATACCACGGACTCATATCAGATGACTTTTTGGCGCACCTCTCACCGGCCAGTTGGCACCCGGAACGGCGCTGGCAAGACACGCTGTTAGCAGTTGATGACAAAGATAAAATTGTTGGTGTTTGCAGCTTTGGTCCAGCGCGGTTGCCGGATTTTAACGGCTGGGGTGAGCTTTATTCAATTTATGTGCTGCCGCAGTTTCAACACACAGGTGTCGGTGCTGTCATGATGACGCGGGCATTACAACGCCTGCATGAGAAATTTGACCAGTTTTATATTCGTGTTTTGGATAATAATGTATCTGCGCAGAAATTCTATCAGCATTTTGGCTTTAGCGTGACAGATCAGATTATGGAAGATACGACCAAGTTTGGGACGATTCGCGAACGTGTCATGGTTAAGCAAGACCCTTGA
- a CDS encoding IS5 family transposase (programmed frameshift) gives MRTFTHRYGSDITRDQFNLIRADLEDARKHTAPRQIDLYDVFCAMLYTMKNGCTWRDLPSDFPKWQTVYYYWVLWTKQENPIEMALLTRVLKKPVAFLRFSQGRSTRTSFLILDAQSVKNTDTAENSGYDGGKKIKGIKRTLAVDNQGLPQGIHVTTGDVSDRDAASSLLMLHADQFDLVQRIMVDGGYTGDKFASLVGNSIGADVIIAKQSDLKHGHVTPQRWVIERSFGWLEKCRRLWKNCERKLHTSTMMITLAFLRFMLKRH, from the exons ATGCGAACTTTTACCCATCGATATGGTAGCGATATTACGCGTGACCAATTTAACCTCATTCGAGCTGATCTTGAAGATGCACGGAAACATACTGCACCAAGACAAATTGATTTGTACGATGTCTTTTGTGCAATGCTGTATACCATGAAAAATGGGTGTACTTGGCGTGATCTCCCGAGTGATTTTCCAAAGTGGCAAACTGTTTATTATTACTGGGTGCTTTGGACAAAACAAGAGAACCCAATCGAGATGGCCCTATTAACCAGGGTTTTAAAAAAAC CTGTCGCTTTCCTACGATTTAGCCAAGGCCGGTCAACTAGAACTTCGTTCCTGATACTGGATGCTCAAAGTGTTAAAAACACGGACACAGCAGAGAATTCAGGTTATGATGGCGGCAAAAAGATTAAAGGTATCAAACGGACATTAGCTGTTGATAATCAAGGATTGCCCCAAGGAATTCACGTCACCACTGGTGACGTATCTGATCGTGACGCTGCTAGTTCGCTATTGATGTTACATGCAGATCAATTTGACCTTGTCCAGCGAATCATGGTTGACGGCGGCTATACGGGAGATAAGTTTGCCAGCTTAGTTGGCAATAGCATCGGTGCAGATGTCATCATTGCCAAGCAAAGTGATTTAAAGCATGGCCATGTAACCCCACAACGTTGGGTGATTGAGCGAAGCTTTGGCTGGCTAGAAAAATGCCGTCGCCTCTGGAAAAACTGCGAACGCAAGCTTCACACTAGTACAATGATGATAACGTTAGCCTTTCTTCGCTTCATGCTCAAAAGACACTAA
- a CDS encoding tyrosine-protein phosphatase, with the protein MTLKKITNFRSLGGYQNAHGQMVKDGLIFRSGQLFELEDDQSHYLGQTLGIKHIVDMRSDDERTEFPDTVWEGADYAVLDILKDATANNASLGRMITEKGNVHENMLATYEQLALSDSAKTGYRQFIQGLLRPNEPTIFHCFAGKDRTGVGAALILKILDVSEQDIMADYLQTNAERTVANEEILAGLKERGFTDQQLKSIGEALKVDADYLRRYFQVIDQQFGSFQQYLREGLKLSAGEIAQFRDLYLQK; encoded by the coding sequence GTGACGTTGAAAAAGATTACAAATTTCCGGTCACTAGGCGGGTACCAGAACGCCCACGGTCAAATGGTGAAGGATGGGTTGATTTTCCGTTCTGGGCAGCTTTTTGAATTAGAGGATGATCAAAGTCACTACCTTGGTCAGACGCTAGGAATTAAGCACATTGTGGATATGCGCAGTGACGACGAGCGGACGGAATTTCCGGACACAGTGTGGGAAGGGGCGGACTATGCCGTGTTGGACATTCTCAAGGATGCGACCGCCAATAATGCTAGCCTTGGGCGCATGATTACAGAGAAGGGCAATGTTCATGAAAATATGCTGGCGACTTATGAGCAGTTAGCGCTGAGTGATTCGGCCAAGACTGGGTATCGCCAGTTTATTCAAGGTTTGTTGCGCCCAAACGAACCCACCATTTTCCATTGTTTTGCAGGCAAAGACCGCACTGGCGTTGGCGCCGCATTGATTTTGAAAATACTGGACGTGAGCGAGCAAGACATCATGGCCGATTATCTTCAGACCAATGCTGAGCGCACAGTCGCCAATGAAGAGATTCTTGCTGGACTCAAAGAACGGGGTTTTACTGATCAACAGTTAAAATCAATCGGAGAAGCCCTGAAAGTTGATGCGGATTATCTGAGGCGTTATTTTCAAGTAATTGATCAGCAATTTGGGTCATTTCAGCAATACTTGCGCGAAGGACTCAAGCTATCGGCAGGTGAGATTGCACAATTTCGCGATTTATACCTGCAAAAGTGA
- a CDS encoding GNAT family N-acetyltransferase, giving the protein MIQIRRFRPADAAEVAQVVATTLNISNSQDYSSAYLEATIKRMSPQFFLDKAEQTHFYIVHDGNRIVGTGAIGSYWGSTTEYSLFDIFVLPTYQKRGIGELIIHTLEHDVYFRQAERVEIPASITAVNFYRHMGYTFKKGHETVDEEQLYRLEKFPHQQTASSSSSQQQEGAS; this is encoded by the coding sequence ATGATTCAAATTCGCCGATTTCGACCAGCAGATGCAGCAGAAGTCGCACAAGTTGTTGCCACCACATTAAACATTTCCAATAGCCAAGATTATTCATCAGCTTATCTTGAAGCTACGATTAAGCGAATGTCGCCGCAATTTTTCTTAGACAAAGCCGAGCAGACTCATTTTTATATTGTTCATGACGGTAATCGCATCGTTGGTACTGGTGCGATTGGGTCGTACTGGGGCAGTACAACTGAATATAGTCTTTTTGATATTTTTGTGTTGCCAACGTATCAAAAACGCGGAATAGGAGAGCTTATCATTCACACGTTGGAGCATGATGTCTATTTTCGACAGGCGGAGCGTGTTGAGATTCCGGCGTCAATCACTGCTGTAAATTTTTACCGACACATGGGTTATACCTTTAAAAAAGGTCACGAAACGGTGGACGAAGAACAGCTTTATCGGCTAGAAAAATTTCCACATCAGCAAACGGCATCATCGTCTTCGTCGCAGCAACAGGAAGGGGCATCGTGA
- a CDS encoding GNAT family N-acetyltransferase: MQLKFHMKTVNSEVKMTTYTIQLVTQPTPPQLDRIMAIWLQGNLQAHDFIPADYWTGNVPLVRDQISKATLWLVQDQRDHDIIAFCGLQDNYIAGFFVDEQARGRGVGAALMAKLQQTYPKLTLAVYQKNIGAARFYRRHGFTLLKQDRDETTGQLEDVLVWQQPR, translated from the coding sequence ATGCAGCTAAAGTTTCACATGAAAACAGTGAATTCAGAGGTTAAGATGACAACTTATACGATTCAACTAGTAACCCAGCCAACACCCCCGCAACTTGATCGAATTATGGCGATCTGGCTACAAGGTAATTTGCAGGCCCATGATTTTATCCCAGCGGACTATTGGACTGGAAATGTGCCGCTGGTGCGTGATCAGATTAGCAAGGCAACACTTTGGCTTGTTCAGGATCAGCGTGATCATGACATCATTGCTTTTTGTGGCCTGCAAGATAACTACATTGCTGGTTTCTTTGTTGATGAGCAGGCCCGCGGAAGAGGCGTGGGGGCAGCGTTGATGGCCAAACTGCAACAGACCTATCCTAAGCTGACGTTAGCGGTTTATCAGAAGAACATAGGCGCAGCTCGTTTCTACCGTCGACATGGCTTTACGCTTTTAAAGCAAGATCGGGATGAGACAACTGGACAATTAGAAGACGTCCTGGTCTGGCAACAACCACGGTGA
- a CDS encoding GNAT family N-acetyltransferase: MIIRSYQPSDAAPTLALFRDTVQKINAKDYTADQIAVWAGHERSLAAWHASFMKHVALVALDEAETIIGFADMASDGYLDRLYVSAAHQREGVGKRLVAALEQRVGSSQYTAYVSITAQPFFKAMGYSTIREHRAFIGTTSFRNCLMGKKVRM; the protein is encoded by the coding sequence TTGATAATCAGATCCTACCAGCCAAGTGACGCTGCACCTACCTTGGCGCTTTTTAGAGACACCGTTCAAAAAATCAACGCGAAAGACTATACCGCTGATCAGATTGCCGTTTGGGCTGGCCATGAGCGATCGCTTGCGGCGTGGCATGCCAGCTTCATGAAACACGTGGCGCTGGTAGCATTGGATGAAGCCGAGACAATCATTGGGTTTGCTGACATGGCGTCTGATGGCTACTTGGATCGGCTTTACGTCAGTGCGGCGCATCAGCGTGAAGGGGTCGGCAAACGACTAGTGGCGGCACTTGAGCAACGAGTCGGGTCATCGCAGTATACAGCTTATGTTTCGATCACCGCTCAGCCGTTTTTTAAGGCGATGGGCTACAGTACGATTCGAGAACACCGCGCCTTCATCGGTACGACATCTTTTCGCAACTGCTTAATGGGAAAAAAGGTGCGAATGTGA
- the rlmH gene encoding 23S rRNA (pseudouridine(1915)-N(3))-methyltransferase RlmH, with protein MNIKIIGVGKLKEKYFRDGIAEYLKRMDKFAKVKIVEVADEKAPENLSEAEMADVKVKEGDRILGKIKDKEWVIALAIEGKQRPSEVFAKEIADLGTYGHSDITFVIGGSLGLSPAVMKRSNDTLSFGKLTMPHQLMRLVLMEQIYRAFMINIGSPYHK; from the coding sequence ATGAACATTAAGATCATTGGCGTAGGTAAATTAAAGGAAAAGTATTTTCGCGACGGCATTGCTGAATACTTAAAGCGCATGGATAAATTCGCTAAGGTTAAGATCGTTGAAGTTGCCGATGAAAAAGCCCCAGAGAATCTCTCCGAGGCTGAGATGGCTGATGTGAAAGTTAAAGAAGGCGACCGTATCTTAGGCAAAATTAAGGATAAGGAATGGGTTATTGCTTTGGCGATTGAAGGCAAGCAGCGGCCATCCGAAGTTTTCGCGAAAGAAATCGCCGATCTTGGAACCTATGGGCATTCCGACATTACTTTCGTGATCGGTGGGTCGCTGGGCTTGTCGCCTGCAGTCATGAAACGTTCCAATGATACTTTGAGTTTTGGCAAGTTGACCATGCCGCACCAATTGATGCGCTTAGTCTTGATGGAACAGATTTATCGAGCCTTTATGATTAATATTGGCAGTCCCTATCATAAATAG
- a CDS encoding SLC13 family permease has protein sequence MIVIQRLIKDRVLQITALLVVISLFIGRPKASDISFATLWSILAMMTVIQIFEHLHILDYWAYRLTSRAKNTRQLTWWFLFLAIFASMFLSNDVTVLTLVPLYLRVAKKYQLPEILPVTLIGMAANFGSAFTPFGNTHNIFLMHQFQIDLRQFFGWSIPLLAVSFLVLVLLSLFLRNVPVPNVPAEHIHIQMRPTMFAIAVACVVFAGVIGLVPAWLGAVLAIALSLALDPKDMRDVDYAVVLTFAGFFIIVSVVGQIPWVIHFLAGLENSEESVYLSGVFTSQVISNVPSTVLLARFTGYVEALFYGSNIGGVGTLVGSMANLLVFKQYMIYGNLPHTRFFVGFTIFNLIGLILLGCAGYWLTVR, from the coding sequence ATGATTGTTATTCAGCGTCTGATCAAAGATCGGGTCCTGCAGATCACCGCCTTGTTGGTCGTCATAAGTCTGTTCATTGGCCGGCCAAAAGCAAGCGACATAAGTTTTGCCACATTATGGTCAATTCTCGCCATGATGACGGTGATTCAAATCTTCGAGCACCTACATATTCTTGATTACTGGGCCTATCGACTGACTTCCCGGGCGAAAAACACGCGACAGTTAACGTGGTGGTTTCTTTTTCTTGCGATTTTTGCCAGCATGTTTCTTTCAAATGACGTGACCGTCTTGACCTTGGTGCCGCTCTATCTGCGGGTTGCCAAGAAGTATCAGTTACCCGAGATTCTCCCGGTAACCTTGATTGGCATGGCCGCCAACTTTGGAAGCGCCTTCACACCATTTGGCAATACCCACAATATCTTTCTGATGCACCAATTTCAAATTGACTTGCGCCAGTTCTTCGGCTGGTCAATTCCGTTACTTGCCGTTAGCTTTTTAGTGTTAGTATTGCTAAGCCTTTTCTTGCGTAATGTGCCTGTCCCGAATGTCCCAGCTGAGCACATCCATATTCAAATGCGGCCGACCATGTTTGCCATTGCCGTTGCGTGTGTCGTCTTCGCTGGGGTCATTGGTCTTGTTCCTGCTTGGTTAGGGGCTGTTTTGGCGATTGCCTTATCCTTAGCACTGGACCCTAAAGATATGCGAGACGTTGATTACGCGGTGGTCTTAACGTTTGCTGGCTTTTTCATTATTGTCAGCGTCGTTGGCCAGATTCCATGGGTAATACACTTCCTTGCTGGTTTAGAAAACTCAGAGGAATCTGTTTATCTTAGTGGTGTTTTCACCAGTCAGGTTATTTCCAACGTCCCGTCTACAGTGCTGCTGGCACGCTTTACAGGTTATGTCGAGGCTTTATTCTATGGATCGAACATCGGCGGTGTTGGGACACTCGTTGGTTCAATGGCTAACTTGCTTGTCTTCAAGCAATACATGATTTATGGTAACCTGCCCCATACTCGTTTTTTTGTCGGCTTTACGATTTTTAACTTAATTGGTTTGATTTTGTTGGGTTGTGCCGGTTACTGGTTGACGGTTCGTTAA